A window of Streptomyces puniciscabiei contains these coding sequences:
- a CDS encoding sigma-70 family RNA polymerase sigma factor has translation MPWSARKRGEAADPHRSGRRVSGNGTISTTDEELLRALYAEHAGPLFHYVLRLTSGDRQWAEDVVQETLLRAWQHPAAFDPERGPARAWLCTVARRLVIDAHRARQARPAEVGGDALERAAERTPGEDRIEQALQSWAVADAIRTLSADHRAVLLETYYRGRTVAEAARVLGIPPGTVKSRSYYALHALKLALRERGIEP, from the coding sequence ATGCCATGGAGTGCCCGAAAACGTGGCGAAGCGGCCGATCCCCATCGCTCCGGGCGCCGTGTCTCGGGTAACGGGACCATTTCGACCACGGACGAGGAACTGCTCCGGGCCCTGTACGCCGAGCACGCGGGCCCTCTGTTCCACTACGTGCTGCGACTGACGTCAGGAGACCGGCAGTGGGCCGAGGATGTCGTGCAGGAGACGTTGCTACGGGCATGGCAGCACCCCGCCGCGTTCGACCCGGAACGCGGTCCGGCGCGCGCCTGGCTGTGCACGGTCGCCCGGCGCCTGGTCATCGACGCGCACCGGGCCCGGCAGGCGAGGCCGGCGGAGGTGGGCGGCGACGCCCTGGAGCGGGCCGCGGAGCGGACGCCGGGCGAGGACCGGATCGAGCAGGCGCTGCAGAGCTGGGCCGTGGCCGACGCCATCCGGACGCTGTCCGCGGACCACCGCGCCGTACTGCTGGAGACGTACTACCGGGGCCGGACCGTGGCGGAGGCCGCGCGGGTGCTGGGCATCCCGCCGGGCACCGTCAAGTCGCGGTCGTACTACGCCCTGCACGCCCTGAAGCTGGCGCTGCGGGAACGGGGCATCGAGCCATGA
- a CDS encoding cupredoxin domain-containing protein — MYLNFRSPGRRSRGAAGLALATAGALGLLSACGQSPRSSGTGSLTPGPGQHRLAGMPGTPASPGMSSAPPGMTMPMTSPGRTTAATPVSADTVAIKNFAFSPATLRVKAGTTVTWTNQDTDAHTVTSTGPGGPLHSPALATHGTYTHTFTKPGSYAYVCTIHPFMTGTVEVTP; from the coding sequence ATGTACCTCAACTTCCGCTCCCCGGGGCGCCGATCGCGCGGTGCGGCGGGGCTGGCCCTTGCCACCGCCGGTGCACTGGGACTCCTGAGCGCGTGCGGCCAGTCGCCGCGCTCCTCGGGCACCGGCTCCCTCACGCCCGGCCCGGGTCAGCATCGGCTCGCCGGGATGCCCGGCACCCCGGCGTCGCCCGGCATGAGCTCGGCGCCGCCCGGCATGACCATGCCCATGACCTCGCCGGGGAGGACCACCGCCGCGACGCCGGTGTCCGCGGACACGGTGGCGATCAAGAACTTCGCCTTCTCCCCGGCCACGCTGAGGGTCAAGGCGGGCACGACGGTGACCTGGACCAATCAGGACACCGACGCCCACACCGTCACCAGCACCGGCCCGGGCGGCCCGCTGCACTCCCCCGCCCTCGCCACGCACGGCACCTACACCCACACGTTCACCAAGCCGGGCAGCTACGCCTACGTCTGCACCATCCATCCGTTCATGACCGGCACGGTGGAGGTGACCCCATGA
- a CDS encoding ATP-binding protein, whose protein sequence is MYVTDSARAGPPAAPFCRHQATLTLPAQEAHVPAARHLAAELLECWHVPESDRDSAVLIVDELAANAAQYGRERMTLLLALDGGTLHIVVSDSGTAVERVRHDVAPDEHGRGTGIVDSLAQSTEVHQTCGGREVRACLRCSA, encoded by the coding sequence ATGTACGTGACCGATTCCGCCCGCGCCGGCCCGCCCGCCGCACCGTTCTGCCGGCACCAGGCGACCCTCACCCTGCCCGCGCAGGAAGCGCATGTCCCGGCCGCCCGTCATCTCGCGGCCGAGCTGCTGGAGTGCTGGCACGTGCCCGAGAGCGACCGGGACTCCGCCGTCCTCATCGTCGACGAACTCGCCGCCAACGCCGCCCAGTACGGCCGCGAACGCATGACGCTGCTACTCGCCCTCGACGGCGGCACCCTCCACATCGTGGTCAGCGACTCCGGAACGGCGGTCGAGCGCGTCCGCCACGACGTGGCCCCGGACGAGCACGGGCGCGGCACCGGCATCGTCGACTCCCTCGCCCAGTCGACCGAGGTCCACCAGACGTGCGGCGGCCGGGAGGTCCGCGCCTGCCTGCGGTGCTCGGCGTGA
- a CDS encoding anti-sigma factor family protein produces the protein MNADHDDHDALRLSLGGYVLGALSPAETARVRAHLEDCDACRAEHAELAGLPALLATVTAAEAEGRPVPVGEEHPADRLVRRAAEGAGGSRRPPTGTAEVPRAQEASLLDRLLEKAAARRRRTWRRQLAGAVASLTLVAGAAVGGTWLAISGSVAGQARQPAPVTPAPSRVFAGSDPGTGVTATVRVSPSAWGSVVQISARGAPAGITCRLQAVGPGGTRADAATWRAGEYPAGTTVPGAVPLSPSAIEHFEIVAGNGQKLVTIRA, from the coding sequence GTGAACGCGGACCATGACGACCATGACGCCCTCCGGCTGTCGCTGGGCGGGTACGTTCTGGGCGCGCTGTCCCCGGCGGAGACCGCCCGGGTGCGTGCGCATCTCGAGGACTGCGACGCGTGCAGGGCGGAACACGCCGAGCTGGCCGGGCTTCCGGCGCTGCTGGCGACGGTCACCGCGGCGGAGGCCGAGGGCCGGCCCGTGCCGGTCGGTGAGGAGCACCCGGCGGACCGGCTGGTGCGCCGGGCGGCGGAGGGTGCCGGGGGCTCACGCCGGCCGCCGACCGGCACGGCCGAGGTGCCCCGGGCTCAGGAGGCGAGCCTGCTCGACCGGCTGCTCGAGAAGGCCGCCGCCAGGCGCCGCAGGACTTGGCGGCGGCAACTGGCCGGTGCGGTCGCCTCGCTGACGCTGGTCGCCGGCGCGGCGGTCGGCGGCACCTGGCTGGCGATCAGCGGGTCCGTGGCCGGTCAGGCGAGACAGCCCGCACCGGTCACGCCCGCTCCGTCGCGCGTCTTCGCCGGAAGCGACCCGGGCACCGGTGTCACGGCCACGGTGCGGGTCTCGCCCTCGGCGTGGGGCAGCGTGGTGCAGATCTCCGCCCGGGGCGCGCCCGCGGGCATCACCTGCCGGCTGCAGGCGGTCGGCCCCGGTGGAACCAGGGCGGACGCCGCCACCTGGCGCGCGGGCGAGTACCCGGCCGGCACCACCGTCCCCGGCGCGGTCCCCCTGTCCCCGTCGGCCATCGAGCACTTCGAGATCGTCGCGGGAAACGGTCAGAAGCTGGTCACGATCCGGGCGTGA